From the genome of Terriglobia bacterium:
GACGTGCGGCGCGGAGACGTGGTGGTGTTCAAGTTCCCGGCGGAGCCGGAGATCGACTACATCAAGCGGATCGTCGGGCTCCCCGGAGATACCATCGAGGTCAAGGACGGCTTCCTGTACGTCAACGGCGCGCGCGTGAGCGAGCCCTACGTGAACCCCTCGTATCGCCACGGCGACGCGTTCGGCCCGATCAAGGTGGAGCCGGGAGACTACTTCGCGATGGGCGATCACCGGGACCGCTCGGCCGACAGCCGGGTCTGGGGGTTCGTGCCGAAGTCCCTCCTCAAGGGACGCGCGCTCCTGATCTGGTGGTCGTATGACGAGGACTCGGCCGAGGCGAACCCGCGCGGGCTTCTGGACACGCTCAAGTCCCTGGCGGGAAAGACCGCGCACTTCCTCACGCGCTCCCGCTGGAACCGCTGCTTCACCCTGATCCGTTGAGCGCGAGCGGTCCGCGGCC
Proteins encoded in this window:
- the lepB gene encoding signal peptidase I, whose amino-acid sequence is MGGRTGFGDGRSQAAGPAPKSVLRDYVETIIVCVIFVIFSRAFVFQQSKIPSGSMEDTLLIGDYIMVNRFLYAPASFDWERKLLPVRDVRRGDVVVFKFPAEPEIDYIKRIVGLPGDTIEVKDGFLYVNGARVSEPYVNPSYRHGDAFGPIKVEPGDYFAMGDHRDRSADSRVWGFVPKSLLKGRALLIWWSYDEDSAEANPRGLLDTLKSLAGKTAHFLTRSRWNRCFTLIR